One genomic window of Eggerthella timonensis includes the following:
- a CDS encoding FAD-dependent oxidoreductase: MSKNECAAHASTGVSRRQFLIGAGLAGLGAAGAGLAGCAPSGTQAAESKGAEGTASAGGAADSASLANNPLGANAAVEWSFMTPPADIPADQITGTEDVDVLVVGCGFAGAIASVAAAQEGAKTLCIEKCNTYSGRGGHITAYGSKIVKQYVEEGWFEEADYAHIVRRLTEWATGRVKEPLLWQFAKKSGACMDWLVDLVAESGLQPTLWAGYYKGPDYTEEPITHFFYDDTTDFVYLDGVSKGLGMAVLIPAVIEQGEKLGVEYRYETPCARLLRDGNGPVTGAIVGAEGSYKQINAKSVIVATGDYLDDDEMRTRYQPFTWHADSRLYIPFGISTGDLHKQAMWIGGAMQPSEPHCATIHLESGAQSYNFLHVNKNGQRFMNEDVNTQSKSCVKSYQPEGKAFTIYDANSLESFAQSCNDGISGGISSDQQYRRFGVPFDMDVELKLRQAKIDQGLLFQADTLDELAEKAGIDAEGLKATVARYNELAAKGNDDDFGKRPEILWPIDTPPYFAGQLVSTLLAASGGLRQDTACHILDEENNPIEGLYVCGAAGGEYFSNDYPTICPGTNHGRCLTFGRIAGINAAGGDAEKEIADLEIVSAMMPEAERVNTVTASAK, translated from the coding sequence ATGTCGAAAAACGAATGCGCCGCACACGCCTCAACGGGAGTTTCTCGCCGCCAGTTCCTCATCGGAGCGGGCCTGGCCGGCTTGGGTGCCGCAGGAGCCGGCCTCGCCGGTTGCGCGCCCAGCGGCACCCAAGCCGCCGAGAGCAAGGGGGCCGAGGGCACGGCGTCGGCTGGCGGCGCGGCCGATTCCGCGAGCCTCGCCAACAACCCGTTGGGCGCGAACGCTGCCGTCGAGTGGTCGTTCATGACGCCCCCGGCCGACATTCCCGCCGATCAGATCACCGGTACCGAGGATGTGGACGTGCTCGTGGTGGGCTGCGGATTCGCAGGCGCCATCGCCTCGGTCGCCGCTGCGCAGGAAGGCGCGAAAACGCTTTGCATCGAGAAGTGCAACACGTATTCCGGCCGCGGCGGACACATCACCGCATACGGCTCGAAGATCGTGAAGCAGTATGTCGAAGAAGGCTGGTTCGAGGAGGCCGACTACGCGCACATCGTGCGCCGGCTGACCGAATGGGCCACGGGTCGCGTGAAAGAGCCGCTGCTATGGCAATTCGCAAAGAAGTCAGGCGCGTGCATGGACTGGCTCGTGGACCTCGTGGCCGAGTCGGGCTTGCAGCCCACGCTGTGGGCCGGCTACTACAAGGGCCCCGACTACACCGAGGAGCCCATCACGCACTTCTTCTACGATGACACCACCGACTTCGTGTACCTCGACGGCGTGTCCAAGGGCCTTGGGATGGCCGTGCTCATCCCCGCGGTTATCGAACAGGGAGAGAAGCTGGGCGTGGAGTACCGCTACGAAACGCCGTGCGCTCGCTTGCTGCGCGACGGAAACGGACCCGTTACGGGTGCCATTGTGGGCGCGGAGGGTTCGTACAAGCAAATCAACGCGAAGTCCGTGATCGTGGCCACGGGCGACTACCTGGATGACGACGAGATGCGCACGCGTTACCAGCCCTTCACCTGGCACGCCGACAGCCGCCTGTACATCCCTTTCGGCATCTCCACCGGCGACCTGCACAAGCAGGCCATGTGGATCGGCGGCGCCATGCAGCCTTCCGAGCCGCACTGCGCTACCATCCACCTGGAATCCGGTGCCCAAAGCTATAACTTCCTGCACGTGAACAAGAACGGGCAGCGTTTCATGAACGAGGACGTGAACACGCAGTCGAAATCGTGCGTGAAATCGTACCAGCCTGAAGGCAAGGCGTTCACCATCTACGATGCGAACTCGCTTGAATCGTTCGCTCAGTCGTGCAACGACGGCATCTCGGGCGGCATCTCGTCTGACCAGCAGTACCGTCGCTTCGGCGTGCCGTTCGACATGGACGTGGAGCTGAAACTGCGTCAGGCGAAGATCGACCAGGGGCTGCTGTTCCAGGCCGACACGCTGGACGAACTGGCCGAGAAGGCGGGCATCGACGCCGAAGGGCTGAAGGCTACCGTCGCACGCTACAACGAGCTGGCCGCCAAAGGCAACGACGATGACTTCGGCAAGCGTCCTGAGATCCTGTGGCCTATCGACACGCCGCCGTACTTCGCCGGTCAGCTGGTCTCCACGCTGCTTGCCGCCTCGGGCGGCCTGCGCCAGGACACGGCGTGCCACATCCTCGACGAGGAGAACAACCCCATCGAGGGCCTGTACGTGTGCGGCGCCGCGGGCGGCGAGTACTTCTCGAACGATTACCCCACCATCTGCCCCGGCACGAACCACGGCCGCTGCCTGACGTTCGGTCGCATCGCCGGCATCAACGCCGCAGGAGGAGACGCCGAGAAGGAGATCGCCGATCTCGAGATCGTCAGCGCCATGATGCCCGAGGCCGAGCGCGTCAATACCGTGACGGCTTCCGCGAAGTAG